A genomic stretch from Telmatocola sphagniphila includes:
- a CDS encoding DUF1549 domain-containing protein yields MRIFRLLLAAVCLLLAFQPVNAGDLLPAEQSIDRAINHYVQELLQKDHLQPAALADDATIIRRLTLDLVGRIPTPAETQAYVDSKDSNKKIQLVDHLMASPGFIRHQAAQFDAMMAPTGNPGSGRLSAYFNEALKANKSWKQIFQDLLLPNENDPKQKGSIEFLKARVSDLDRLTIDVSVLFFGVNVSCAQCHNHPLVQDWKQDHFYGMKSFFIRTVDNGGTIAEKEFGQLKFKPNKGSEKPATPLFLSGDKIELANFREPTSEEQKKDKERLEKNKANKTAPTPPAVSARAKLFEVALKPGNSQFFNKAIVNRLWHRFFGYGLVTPLDQMHSENPPNHPDLLEWLARDMVGHNYDLKRLIRGIVLSEPYARSSQYAGTAPPDPKYFAVARLKALTPMQYAVSLKIATTDPASFEKQKPEALEKKIEQLEGAARGFASLIAMPSDDFQIGVNEALLFSNNGRVVGDFLGEGQGTLIARMMGSPDSKQAIELAVRSIFCRPATNEEIQLFADYLQKRTDRSKEAYRQLVWAMISSAELRFNY; encoded by the coding sequence ATGCGGATTTTCCGTCTGCTCCTGGCTGCGGTTTGTCTTTTGCTTGCTTTTCAGCCGGTGAACGCAGGGGATCTTTTGCCCGCCGAGCAGAGCATCGACCGGGCTATCAATCATTACGTTCAGGAATTGCTTCAGAAGGACCACCTCCAGCCCGCGGCGCTGGCGGACGATGCCACGATTATTCGCCGGCTCACACTCGATCTGGTCGGCCGCATTCCCACACCTGCCGAAACCCAAGCCTATGTCGACTCGAAGGATAGCAACAAAAAGATTCAACTCGTCGATCATTTGATGGCTTCTCCCGGTTTTATCCGGCATCAGGCCGCCCAGTTCGATGCGATGATGGCTCCCACCGGCAACCCCGGTAGCGGACGGCTATCTGCCTACTTCAATGAGGCTTTGAAAGCTAACAAATCGTGGAAACAGATTTTCCAGGATCTTCTGTTACCGAATGAAAATGATCCGAAGCAGAAGGGCTCGATCGAATTTCTGAAAGCCCGAGTGAGTGATCTCGATCGCTTGACCATCGACGTCAGCGTGCTTTTCTTCGGTGTAAATGTCAGTTGTGCCCAATGCCACAACCACCCGCTGGTACAGGACTGGAAGCAAGATCATTTCTATGGGATGAAGAGCTTCTTTATTCGGACCGTCGATAATGGAGGCACCATCGCGGAGAAGGAATTCGGCCAGCTGAAATTCAAGCCGAATAAGGGGTCGGAAAAACCGGCCACACCGCTGTTTCTCAGTGGAGACAAAATCGAGTTGGCCAACTTCCGCGAACCGACCAGCGAAGAACAGAAAAAAGATAAAGAGCGATTAGAAAAGAACAAAGCGAACAAAACCGCCCCCACCCCGCCAGCCGTCAGTGCCCGGGCCAAGCTTTTCGAAGTTGCATTAAAGCCAGGCAATTCGCAGTTTTTCAACAAAGCCATTGTCAATCGCCTCTGGCATCGCTTTTTCGGCTACGGGTTGGTGACCCCGCTCGACCAGATGCATTCCGAGAATCCACCGAATCATCCCGATTTGTTAGAGTGGCTCGCCCGGGATATGGTTGGCCACAATTACGATCTCAAGCGACTGATCCGCGGCATCGTCCTTAGTGAACCCTACGCCCGCAGCAGCCAGTATGCCGGCACTGCTCCGCCCGATCCGAAATATTTCGCCGTGGCCCGATTGAAGGCGCTGACACCGATGCAGTATGCGGTCTCTCTGAAAATTGCCACGACCGATCCGGCTAGCTTTGAAAAGCAGAAACCCGAAGCCCTGGAAAAGAAAATCGAACAGCTCGAAGGTGCCGCCCGAGGGTTTGCTTCCCTGATCGCAATGCCCAGCGATGATTTCCAAATCGGTGTCAACGAAGCTTTGCTCTTCAGCAATAATGGCCGGGTGGTGGGAGATTTCCTCGGGGAAGGTCAGGGAACTTTGATCGCCCGAATGATGGGATCTCCAGATTCCAAGCAGGCGATTGAACTGGCCGTGCGGAGTATTTTTTGCCGACCGGCTACGAATGAGGAAATCCAACTCTTTGCCGATTATTTGCAAAAGCGGACCGATCGCAGCAAAGAGGCGTATCGTCAGCTCGTCTGGGCGATGATCAGCAGTGCGGAACTTCGATTCAACTACTAA
- a CDS encoding PAS domain-containing protein encodes MSQDERKTHYSTNPFDSKFAGDSSRTPEDPLSEDERELLKITLASIGDAVICTDATGRVTFLNAVASHLTGWPEQEAFGQSLPTVFKIINEATRKEVTNPALRAIEQGVIVELANHTILVARDGQERPIDDSAAPIRNRDGKTIGAVLVFRDVTERKKTENRLRELEHRNRSILESIDDSFYVVDADWRFTYVNQRALTYMKKTQEEILGKVVWDVFPEARGSIFEAQFRRSVKERRPITFEAKSLFSHRWLEVHLYPASGPDISLSVYYRDVTDRWEASQALLRSEERNRTILESITDAFVAVDQNWQFTYVNRMAEKLLDQVAPQLLGKNVWDAYPGAKGTDFEKAFRKAADEGLASTVIQFYPDHNRWYEVHTYPSSTGISIYFRNVTEQKQAEAKEKALQLEAEESNAKFRAFFEQGTLFAAIMHTDGTILEPNRMSWESCGFSRDQIVGKPFWKGPWWSPSPSLSQKLREALQQAARGNTFRSEVPYFIADGTTRIADVSIRPIKDEIGRIKFLALSGMDVTDRKRAEENLARLITESERQRRLYDTILSNTPDLVYVFDLNHRFIYANKALLDMWGRTLEESLGKNCLELGYEPWHAEMHDREIEQVIATKKPIRGDVPFSGTQGRRIYDYIFVPVLAADGEVEAIAGTTRDVTERKLMEDALRKADRTKDDFLALLAHELRNPLAPLRNGLQVLSRSDDRKIRATTQEIMDRQLTHMVRLVDDLLDLSRISRNRMELKKSRIFFEEIIRSAVETVRPIIDSAGHHLEITLPEEAFMLEADLTRLAQVFSNLLANSSKYTNPGGLIRLLARKEKHRVNVRVEDNGIGIPASAFPTLFEMFSQVDGSNERSQGGLGIGLALVKGLVEMHGGTVSVESDGPGKGSTFLVSLPILVLELEPQKDRFAMHGTPKSQSRKILVVDDNRDSAVSMSMMLQLLGDEVQVAHDGLEAVEAAKNFHPEIILMDIGMPRMNGYEATRRIREQTRGENIVIVALSGWGQEGDKAQSKNAGCDGHLIKPVELADLEMLLSKLTQR; translated from the coding sequence ATGAGTCAGGATGAAAGAAAAACGCATTACTCCACCAATCCCTTTGACTCCAAATTTGCTGGAGATTCGAGTCGTACGCCCGAAGATCCGTTAAGCGAGGACGAACGCGAGCTGCTCAAAATTACACTCGCCAGTATTGGGGACGCCGTAATTTGTACCGATGCGACTGGACGAGTGACATTTTTGAACGCAGTCGCCAGTCATTTAACGGGATGGCCTGAACAGGAGGCGTTCGGCCAATCGTTACCGACCGTTTTTAAAATCATCAACGAAGCCACGCGGAAGGAAGTCACAAATCCCGCCCTGCGGGCTATCGAGCAGGGTGTAATCGTGGAATTGGCCAACCACACCATTCTGGTGGCGCGGGATGGCCAGGAAAGGCCCATCGACGATAGTGCAGCCCCCATTCGGAACCGCGATGGCAAAACTATCGGTGCGGTGCTGGTTTTCCGGGATGTGACGGAGAGAAAAAAAACCGAAAATCGATTGCGGGAGCTGGAGCATCGCAATCGCTCCATTCTGGAGAGTATCGACGACAGTTTTTACGTGGTCGATGCGGACTGGCGCTTCACTTATGTCAATCAACGGGCACTGACGTACATGAAGAAAACCCAGGAAGAAATCCTGGGAAAAGTCGTGTGGGACGTCTTCCCGGAAGCCAGGGGATCGATTTTCGAGGCGCAATTTCGGCGCTCGGTCAAAGAGCGTCGTCCTATTACTTTCGAAGCGAAATCTCTCTTTTCGCACCGCTGGCTGGAGGTTCACCTCTATCCCGCGAGTGGTCCCGATATCAGTCTGTCGGTTTACTACCGCGATGTAACCGATCGCTGGGAGGCTTCGCAGGCGCTGCTTCGAAGCGAAGAACGCAATCGGACAATTCTGGAAAGCATAACGGATGCCTTTGTCGCTGTTGATCAGAATTGGCAGTTCACCTATGTGAACCGCATGGCGGAGAAATTACTGGATCAGGTAGCCCCACAGTTGCTCGGAAAAAATGTCTGGGATGCTTACCCCGGGGCTAAGGGTACCGATTTTGAAAAAGCATTTCGTAAGGCGGCCGATGAAGGTCTTGCCTCAACAGTGATCCAGTTTTATCCCGATCACAATCGTTGGTACGAGGTGCATACCTATCCATCGAGTACCGGGATCTCCATTTATTTTCGGAACGTCACGGAGCAGAAACAGGCCGAGGCCAAGGAAAAAGCACTTCAATTGGAAGCCGAGGAGTCCAACGCCAAGTTTCGAGCTTTTTTCGAGCAGGGGACTTTATTCGCGGCGATTATGCATACCGATGGCACCATCCTGGAACCCAACCGGATGTCGTGGGAAAGCTGCGGTTTTAGCCGCGACCAGATTGTCGGCAAGCCGTTCTGGAAGGGGCCCTGGTGGAGTCCATCTCCTTCCCTCTCGCAGAAACTTCGAGAAGCCTTGCAACAGGCGGCTCGGGGCAACACCTTTCGCTCCGAGGTCCCTTATTTCATAGCCGATGGTACCACCCGCATAGCCGATGTGAGCATTCGACCGATAAAAGATGAGATCGGTCGAATCAAATTTCTGGCGCTCAGCGGGATGGATGTGACTGATCGCAAGCGGGCCGAAGAAAATCTGGCACGCCTGATTACGGAATCCGAACGCCAACGGCGTCTTTACGATACGATTCTTTCCAACACGCCCGATCTGGTGTATGTGTTCGATCTTAACCACCGCTTCATCTACGCCAACAAGGCTCTGCTGGATATGTGGGGGCGGACCTTGGAAGAGTCTTTGGGGAAGAACTGCCTCGAACTGGGATACGAACCGTGGCACGCCGAGATGCACGACCGGGAAATCGAGCAGGTCATCGCCACTAAAAAACCGATTCGAGGAGATGTCCCTTTCTCCGGAACGCAGGGGCGTCGCATCTACGATTATATCTTCGTTCCCGTGCTGGCAGCGGATGGCGAGGTGGAGGCCATCGCCGGTACGACTCGCGATGTCACCGAACGTAAGTTGATGGAAGATGCGCTGCGAAAGGCGGACCGCACCAAGGACGATTTCCTGGCACTGTTAGCTCATGAATTGCGAAATCCACTGGCGCCGCTGCGAAACGGTTTACAAGTCCTGAGTCGGAGCGATGATCGCAAAATCCGAGCTACCACTCAGGAAATCATGGATCGCCAGCTCACTCACATGGTCCGGCTTGTGGACGATCTGCTCGATCTCTCGCGCATCAGCCGCAACAGGATGGAGCTCAAGAAAAGTCGTATCTTCTTCGAGGAAATCATCCGAAGTGCGGTGGAAACCGTTCGGCCGATCATTGATTCCGCGGGTCATCATCTGGAGATTACGCTTCCCGAGGAAGCTTTCATGCTCGAGGCGGACCTGACTCGTCTGGCCCAGGTTTTTTCCAACCTGCTTGCGAACAGTTCCAAATATACCAACCCCGGTGGTCTTATCCGGCTCTTGGCCCGCAAGGAAAAGCACCGCGTGAACGTTCGGGTGGAAGACAACGGAATCGGCATTCCCGCCAGTGCTTTCCCGACACTCTTCGAGATGTTTTCACAAGTCGATGGCTCCAACGAGCGCTCGCAGGGGGGATTGGGAATTGGCTTGGCACTGGTCAAAGGTCTCGTCGAAATGCACGGCGGCACAGTGAGCGTGGAAAGCGATGGTCCCGGCAAAGGAAGCACTTTTCTCGTGAGTTTGCCGATCTTAGTACTTGAACTGGAACCCCAGAAAGACCGATTCGCCATGCACGGCACCCCAAAAAGTCAAAGTCGCAAAATTCTAGTAGTCGACGATAATCGCGACTCGGCCGTGTCGATGTCGATGATGTTGCAGCTGTTGGGCGATGAGGTGCAAGTTGCCCACGATGGATTGGAGGCTGTCGAAGCGGCGAAAAACTTCCATCCGGAGATCATCCTCATGGATATCGGTATGCCGCGAATGAACGGTTACGAAGCGACCCGCCGCATACGCGAACAAACTCGCGGGGAAAATATCGTAATCGTCGCTTTATCCGGCTGGGGACAGGAGGGGGACAAAGCACAGTCGAAAAATGCCGGTTGCGATGGGCACCTGATCAAGCCGGTCGAACTGGCCGATCTCGAAATGCTGCTCAGCAAGCTCACCCAAAGATAG
- a CDS encoding beta-galactosidase trimerization domain-containing protein, whose translation MNPLKTLVFVSTGILFFPTPSFGQKKSDPYENYIQNSKDFKPVKQEKDLAYQAFPGWLFMPWTAQWHIGYNEQSAAWCREQGYNGAFIDRSDIAAEGSPTGRLDWINKNRFRFYVDHAADKGLLHLWDGDRVKPYLNDLHGTGVRTVPLNETTRKKLQEHLRRNITAVKSSAFRAAYALDDESSWGHFVHPTMWQITDDKNAYANWLKEIYGPASPKRDRWISYEEIRPQLARWKIQDFDASPLMDQWTFNDAYWSNYLGDLVEYANKLDPHTPCGIVGGQAPSAFGGYDYARLMRKVQFLESYNLGSSQAIIRSFNPHNALPAVTTLFHKSSEDDIWQTWYYLAHGNRGHIAWVEGWFDGKTPKAWHKEVAPTFKEAGEKIGPLMAGSEWIHDGVAIYYSHPSIQLGWILDAEAHGKTWVNRNGDERLASASHVRHAWENMLRDSGIQYSYINYVDVIQKGIPREFKVLILPACLCLSDGEARRIKEFCRDGGTVIADYLPGLWDQHGKGRTHGVLDDLFGVNHPGNLTARDLFGGKLWVEVDQDANFSWKTYQEFLTNQNHCLRDSSGFNKAVRSLPVNQVKSLESGKAILMNLSTQWYNAYRVAGVESARKREIFMKPIAASGVVPRVRLKETGDEVHGYEITYWNKKMEDGKNRTMLFLCFNPEITGTSLGGGNSQGLKTATLPVTFQFRDEIRGLTDERTGKQYPAGREFPFPWKQNEAVVVSFASEP comes from the coding sequence ATGAACCCTCTCAAAACTCTCGTATTTGTTTCCACAGGTATTCTCTTTTTTCCCACTCCGAGCTTCGGACAGAAGAAAAGCGATCCTTACGAGAACTACATTCAAAATTCGAAAGATTTCAAACCGGTTAAACAAGAAAAAGACTTGGCCTATCAAGCCTTCCCGGGTTGGCTTTTCATGCCGTGGACTGCGCAGTGGCACATCGGTTACAACGAACAATCGGCCGCGTGGTGTCGAGAACAGGGCTATAATGGGGCTTTCATCGACCGAAGTGATATTGCCGCGGAAGGCTCGCCAACCGGTCGTCTCGATTGGATCAATAAAAATCGATTCCGATTCTACGTCGATCACGCGGCCGATAAAGGACTTTTGCATTTGTGGGATGGGGACCGAGTCAAACCTTATCTGAATGATTTGCACGGTACAGGCGTTCGCACGGTTCCCTTGAATGAAACGACTCGAAAGAAACTCCAAGAACATCTCCGTAGGAACATCACCGCGGTGAAGTCTTCTGCGTTTCGAGCGGCCTATGCTCTGGACGATGAGTCCTCCTGGGGCCACTTCGTGCACCCCACCATGTGGCAGATCACCGATGATAAAAATGCGTATGCGAACTGGCTCAAAGAGATCTACGGACCGGCTTCCCCGAAGCGGGATCGCTGGATTTCCTACGAAGAAATTCGACCTCAGCTCGCCCGCTGGAAAATACAGGATTTCGACGCCAGCCCCCTGATGGATCAGTGGACCTTTAACGATGCTTACTGGTCGAATTACCTGGGCGATTTGGTGGAGTACGCCAACAAACTCGATCCCCATACCCCCTGTGGTATCGTTGGCGGTCAGGCTCCCAGTGCTTTCGGCGGGTACGATTATGCCCGGCTGATGCGCAAGGTACAGTTCCTCGAATCGTACAACCTCGGTTCTTCGCAGGCGATCATACGCTCCTTCAATCCGCACAACGCACTCCCTGCGGTTACTACGCTGTTCCACAAATCGTCCGAGGATGACATCTGGCAAACCTGGTACTACCTGGCGCATGGCAATCGCGGCCATATCGCCTGGGTGGAGGGCTGGTTCGATGGGAAGACACCGAAGGCCTGGCACAAGGAAGTGGCTCCGACGTTTAAAGAAGCAGGAGAGAAAATTGGACCACTCATGGCCGGGAGCGAATGGATTCACGATGGCGTTGCCATCTATTACAGCCATCCTTCAATTCAACTCGGCTGGATTCTGGATGCGGAGGCTCACGGCAAAACCTGGGTCAACCGCAATGGCGATGAACGGCTGGCGAGTGCCAGTCACGTTCGCCACGCCTGGGAGAACATGCTCCGGGATTCGGGAATCCAGTACAGTTACATCAACTATGTGGACGTGATTCAGAAAGGAATTCCCAGGGAATTCAAAGTGCTGATTCTACCCGCCTGCCTCTGCCTATCCGATGGAGAGGCCCGAAGGATCAAGGAATTCTGCCGTGATGGCGGGACTGTGATCGCCGATTATCTACCTGGCTTATGGGACCAACATGGGAAAGGTCGAACGCACGGCGTGCTAGATGATCTCTTCGGGGTCAATCATCCGGGCAATTTGACTGCTCGCGATCTCTTCGGGGGCAAGCTTTGGGTGGAAGTCGATCAGGATGCCAATTTTTCCTGGAAGACTTATCAGGAATTCCTGACCAATCAAAATCACTGTCTGCGTGATTCCAGTGGCTTCAATAAAGCGGTGAGATCGCTGCCGGTCAATCAGGTAAAAAGTCTCGAGAGCGGGAAGGCCATCCTGATGAACCTTTCTACGCAATGGTATAACGCCTATCGAGTGGCCGGGGTTGAATCGGCAAGAAAGCGGGAGATATTCATGAAACCTATCGCAGCTTCCGGTGTCGTTCCGCGCGTTCGTCTGAAAGAAACCGGCGATGAGGTGCACGGCTATGAAATTACCTACTGGAATAAGAAAATGGAGGATGGCAAGAATCGCACGATGCTATTTCTTTGCTTTAATCCCGAGATTACCGGCACTTCTCTCGGTGGAGGCAATTCGCAGGGCTTGAAGACCGCAACTCTACCAGTGACTTTTCAATTTCGCGATGAGATTCGAGGCTTAACTGACGAACGAACCGGAAAGCAGTATCCCGCGGGCCGGGAGTTTCCATTCCCTTGGAAACAGAATGAAGCGGTGGTAGTGTCGTTCGCGTCTGAGCCATAA
- a CDS encoding DUF6582 domain-containing protein, giving the protein MATRATWKPHVKHGTLTKQSDLPDSVYAFPAKRKEPLTDASHVRNALARFNQVKDVSDQERAQAFANIKKAARHFGVEITEAQWQELDGSASEKKSPKK; this is encoded by the coding sequence ATGGCCACTCGTGCTACTTGGAAACCGCATGTAAAGCATGGCACGCTCACCAAACAGAGCGATCTTCCCGATAGCGTCTACGCATTTCCCGCCAAGCGAAAAGAACCGTTGACCGATGCTTCGCATGTCCGTAATGCTTTGGCCCGTTTCAATCAAGTCAAAGATGTTTCCGACCAGGAACGAGCGCAGGCATTCGCCAATATCAAGAAGGCCGCGCGTCACTTCGGCGTAGAGATCACGGAAGCTCAATGGCAGGAACTGGACGGATCGGCGTCCGAAAAAAAATCGCCGAAAAAATAG
- a CDS encoding aldo/keto reductase has product MQRREFITAVSTAAGSAMMTDSLVKAQQPGKEVDPKISGTDFPPTVPDVLRGEMRYRKLGSTGEEVSILGIGGHHIGLQKEESLSIKIIRSAIDAGVTFLDNCWDYHDGLSEVRMGKALQDGYRNKVFLMTKIDGRTKKEAAKQIEESLKRLQTDHIDLIQHHEVLRMEDPDRIFAPGGSQEAMLEAKKAGKLRFIGFTGHKDPLVHQRMLEMAAEHSFHFDTVQMPINVMDAHFRSFSRNVIPTLVREKIGVLGMKSMGSGAILKSKTVTAVECLQFALTLPTSVVIRGIDSLEVLKQDLEAVKNFKPLTTDQITALLNKTRDAAVQGKFERFKTSTQFDGTAKNPLWMGEPEPNPD; this is encoded by the coding sequence ATGCAACGACGAGAATTTATCACTGCCGTCTCCACGGCCGCGGGTTCCGCCATGATGACCGATTCCCTGGTGAAGGCTCAACAGCCGGGAAAAGAGGTCGATCCCAAAATCAGTGGTACCGACTTTCCGCCGACCGTACCCGATGTACTGCGAGGAGAGATGCGTTATCGCAAGCTCGGCAGTACCGGAGAAGAGGTTTCCATACTTGGCATCGGTGGCCATCACATTGGATTACAGAAAGAAGAATCCCTCAGCATCAAGATCATCCGCTCGGCGATCGATGCTGGGGTCACCTTTCTGGACAACTGCTGGGACTATCATGATGGGCTCAGTGAAGTACGCATGGGAAAAGCCTTACAGGACGGTTATCGTAATAAAGTCTTTTTGATGACCAAGATAGATGGACGAACGAAGAAAGAGGCTGCGAAACAAATTGAAGAATCTTTGAAGCGACTTCAGACCGATCATATCGATCTGATTCAACATCACGAAGTGCTTCGAATGGAAGATCCGGATCGCATATTTGCACCGGGCGGATCTCAGGAAGCGATGCTGGAAGCCAAAAAGGCTGGCAAATTGCGATTTATCGGCTTCACAGGTCATAAGGATCCCCTCGTTCATCAGCGAATGTTGGAAATGGCGGCTGAACATAGCTTTCACTTCGACACCGTTCAAATGCCTATCAATGTTATGGATGCTCATTTTCGCAGTTTTAGCCGCAATGTCATTCCCACTCTGGTTCGCGAAAAAATTGGCGTACTCGGAATGAAATCGATGGGCAGCGGGGCCATCCTGAAAAGCAAAACGGTCACTGCTGTGGAATGTCTGCAATTCGCTCTAACGCTTCCGACGTCGGTTGTCATTCGCGGCATCGATAGCCTCGAAGTTCTCAAGCAGGATCTGGAGGCCGTAAAGAACTTCAAACCACTCACTACGGATCAGATAACGGCTCTTTTGAACAAAACCCGCGATGCCGCCGTCCAGGGAAAGTTCGAACGATTCAAAACGTCGACTCAATTCGATGGTACGGCCAAAAACCCTCTCTGGATGGGTGAGCCTGAGCCGAATCCGGATTAA
- a CDS encoding WD40 repeat domain-containing protein produces MSANPDKLKLIKEHSLKMICFGIAQVPKSSRFYLGGSDFKVYEVDLAANKFEPAEKYAHESYVTTLALSGNQLVSGGYDGKLIWWDTEAKKQIRSIEGHSRWIRKIALSPDGKILASVADDMVCRIWDLQTGKKIRELRGHAEKTPSHFDSMLYAVAFSPDGKWLATADKIGHIVLWDLESGKQLYSLEAPVMYTWDKVQRLHSIGGIRSLAFSPNGKLLAVGGTGKIGNIDHLEAKVRIEIFDLEAKKQIGEYVGDKSQGLINHMQFAPDGTWLIGAGGANDGCMVFLSVKDKKFLRQEKMGMHVHQFLTNEAADTIWSVGHNRLAIHELKA; encoded by the coding sequence ATGTCTGCCAATCCCGACAAGTTGAAGCTGATCAAGGAACATTCCCTGAAAATGATTTGCTTTGGCATCGCACAAGTGCCGAAGAGCTCTCGCTTTTATCTGGGCGGTTCCGATTTCAAAGTCTATGAAGTCGACTTGGCGGCAAACAAATTTGAACCCGCCGAAAAGTACGCCCACGAGAGCTACGTGACGACGCTGGCCCTGTCCGGCAACCAACTCGTGTCCGGCGGTTACGACGGCAAACTCATCTGGTGGGATACGGAAGCGAAAAAGCAGATCCGCTCCATCGAAGGGCATAGCCGGTGGATACGTAAGATCGCGCTGAGCCCCGACGGCAAAATTTTGGCTAGCGTGGCCGATGACATGGTATGCCGAATCTGGGATCTACAAACCGGCAAAAAGATTCGGGAATTACGAGGCCACGCCGAGAAGACCCCGAGCCATTTCGATTCGATGCTATATGCCGTTGCGTTTTCCCCGGATGGTAAGTGGCTCGCCACGGCGGATAAGATCGGTCATATCGTGCTCTGGGACCTGGAAAGCGGCAAACAGCTTTATAGTTTGGAAGCCCCGGTGATGTACACCTGGGACAAGGTGCAGCGACTCCATTCCATTGGAGGCATCCGATCTTTGGCTTTTTCACCGAATGGAAAGCTGCTGGCCGTCGGCGGTACGGGAAAAATCGGGAACATCGATCACCTGGAAGCAAAAGTTCGCATCGAAATCTTCGACCTGGAAGCCAAGAAGCAGATCGGCGAATACGTCGGCGACAAGTCGCAAGGATTGATCAATCACATGCAATTTGCCCCCGATGGCACCTGGCTGATTGGTGCCGGCGGGGCCAACGACGGCTGTATGGTGTTCCTGAGCGTGAAGGACAAAAAATTCCTTCGGCAGGAAAAAATGGGAATGCACGTGCACCAGTTCCTGACCAACGAAGCGGCCGACACGATCTGGAGCGTCGGTCACAACCGGCTAGCCATCCACGAATTGAAGGCGTAA
- a CDS encoding DUF1501 domain-containing protein, with product MRKTYCGSHEHGYNRRAFLGGALAAGAAAFTDMTQLNSLAHSAMAGELKKQQKRVIMLWLAGGASQLETFDPKPGASTGGPFRSIQTDIPGVRISELMPKMAQRLKHTCIIRSLDTKNGDHGSGAQLMMRGRRNEATINYPDLGAILAREMGRADSKVPDYVSFYTQTEGRGAAPGDPGFLGSRYAPMELTASMMPENLKMLNGITELDHQQRADLRELISKKFSKDRTSVTLGSHNEAYQRVRGLMASEKLFDINQESQSVRDKYGPTQFGEQALVARRLVEAGVPFVRVGRAWWDSHGQNFETHQEMVPELDHVMATLIDDLKERGLLENTMIITLSEFGRTPGINASLGRDHFASAWSTTLTGCGIKGGVCYGKSDAKGERVVEGAMDAGSLFATIYRALGIDPQKEYFIGDRPVPLVNPGVKEVETLLT from the coding sequence ATGCGGAAGACTTATTGCGGTTCGCACGAACATGGCTACAACCGGCGAGCGTTCCTCGGGGGCGCCCTGGCAGCAGGAGCGGCCGCGTTCACCGACATGACGCAGCTGAATTCGCTGGCCCACTCCGCCATGGCGGGAGAACTGAAAAAACAGCAGAAACGCGTGATCATGCTCTGGCTGGCGGGTGGAGCGAGTCAGCTGGAGACTTTCGATCCGAAGCCAGGCGCCTCGACGGGTGGGCCGTTTCGATCTATCCAGACCGATATTCCGGGTGTGCGGATCAGCGAACTGATGCCGAAGATGGCCCAAAGATTGAAGCACACCTGCATCATCCGTTCGCTCGACACGAAAAATGGCGATCATGGCTCCGGCGCCCAATTGATGATGCGCGGCCGACGCAACGAAGCCACGATTAACTATCCCGATCTCGGGGCTATTCTGGCTCGCGAAATGGGACGGGCCGACAGCAAAGTCCCCGATTATGTTTCTTTCTACACCCAAACGGAAGGACGCGGGGCGGCTCCCGGTGATCCCGGTTTTCTGGGCTCCCGATACGCTCCGATGGAATTGACCGCCAGCATGATGCCGGAAAATCTCAAAATGCTCAACGGCATCACGGAACTGGATCATCAACAGCGGGCCGATCTCCGTGAATTGATCAGCAAGAAATTTTCCAAGGATCGCACTTCGGTAACGCTCGGCAGCCATAACGAAGCTTACCAGCGCGTTCGCGGATTAATGGCCAGCGAAAAATTGTTCGACATCAATCAGGAATCGCAATCGGTCCGCGACAAATATGGACCGACGCAATTCGGGGAACAGGCTCTGGTCGCCAGACGATTGGTGGAAGCCGGTGTGCCTTTCGTCCGAGTCGGCCGAGCCTGGTGGGATAGCCACGGCCAGAATTTTGAAACGCACCAGGAGATGGTCCCCGAACTCGACCATGTGATGGCTACGCTGATCGACGACCTGAAAGAACGCGGCCTGCTCGAAAATACGATGATTATCACCCTTTCGGAATTTGGTCGCACGCCAGGAATTAATGCGAGCCTGGGCCGGGATCACTTCGCCTCCGCCTGGTCCACCACCCTCACCGGCTGCGGGATCAAAGGGGGAGTTTGTTACGGCAAGAGCGATGCCAAGGGAGAACGAGTCGTCGAAGGGGCCATGGATGCGGGCTCTCTCTTCGCCACGATTTATCGAGCGTTGGGCATCGACCCTCAGAAGGAGTACTTCATCGGGGATCGACCGGTGCCGTTGGTGAATCCTGGTGTCAAAGAAGTGGAAACCCTGCTGACCTAA